From a region of the Stegostoma tigrinum isolate sSteTig4 chromosome 25, sSteTig4.hap1, whole genome shotgun sequence genome:
- the LOC125463293 gene encoding microsomal glutathione S-transferase 1-like, with amino-acid sequence MAEVFSSEVFLAYSTYSTVVLLKMLLMGPLTGYFRVTRKAFVSAEDAWAHGATDEESKKKLMRTNPYVERVRRCHQNDLENIVPFVGIGLLYALSGPDLSTAVMHFRIFAASRIFHSIAYLVPLPQPSRGLSWIVGMGVTFSMVYRVLKAGVHL; translated from the exons ATGGCCGAGGTGTTCAGCAGCGAGGTTTTCCTCGCATACTCTACCTACAGCACCGTCGTGTTGCTGAAGATGCTGTTGATGGGACCCCTGACGGGATACTTCAGGGTCACACGGAAG GCTTTTGTCAGTGCTGAAGATGCTTGGGCACATGGTGCAACTGATGaagaatccaaaaaaaaattgatgaggaCAAACCCTTATGTGGAGCGTGTGAGAAG ATGTCATCAGAATGACCTGGAGAATATTGTACCATTTGTCGGCATTGGTCTGTTGTATGCCCTCTCTGGTCCTGACCTGAGTACAGCTGTAATGCACTTCAGAATCTTCGCTGCTTCCAGAATCTTCCACAGCATTGCTTATCTGGTTCCTCTTCCCCAGCCATCACGTGGCTTGAGCTGGATAGTTGGGATGGGAGTGACCTTTTCAATGGTTTACAGAGTGCTGAAGGCTGGAGTGCACCTTTGA